A single Populus alba chromosome 7, ASM523922v2, whole genome shotgun sequence DNA region contains:
- the LOC118063107 gene encoding GATA transcription factor 5, with product MLYQTLLLSKIQNPFSLLSFSYPLRFRFKKQEMECVEGALKTSLRKEMAIKFSPQVLDDFWAVNVPNGMSSDDFSVEKLLDFSNENDFIEEEEEEGGDKEKPCVFSVSVSPKQEALEEDKNSDSSPGFAVKDDFFSVPTSELCVPTDDFASLEWLSHFVEDSNSEYAAPFPTNVSPPEPKKENPVEQEKLVLEEPCFKTPVPGKARSKRTRNGVRVWPLGSPSLTESSSSSSSTSSSSPSSPWLVYSKPGLKVEPVWFEKPVAKKMKKPAVEAAAKGCGSNSSRRCSHCGVQKTPQWRAGPNGSKTLCNACGVRYKSGRLLPEYRPACSPTFSKELHSNHHRKVLEMRRKKEGSVQTEPGLAQPFVPSFG from the exons ATGCTTTACCAAACTCTTCTCCTCTCCAAAATTCAGAAccccttctctcttctctccttctcttATCCTCTTCGCTTCAG gtTCAAGAAACAAGAAATGGAATGTGTTGAAGGCGCTTTGAAGACCAGTCTTAGAAAAGAAATGGCTATAAAATTTAGCCCGCAAGTTTTAGACGATTTTTGGGCAGTTAATGTTCCCAACGGCATGTCGTCTGATGACTTCTCTGTCGAAAAGCTCTTAGACTTCTCTAATGAAAACGACTtcattgaagaagaagaggaggagggggGAGACAAAGAGAAACCTTGtgttttttctgtttctgtttctcCTAAGCAAGAAGCCCTTGAAGAAGACAAAAACAGTGACAGTAGTCCTGGTTTTGCTGtcaaggatgattttttttctgttcctACAAGTGAACTTTGTGTGCCG ACGGATGATTTTGCAAGCCTTGAATGGCTGTCACATTTTGTGGAGGATTCCAACTCGGAATACGCCGCACCGTTTCCGACAAATGTTTCTCCGCCGGAGCCGAAAAAAGAGAACCCGGTGGAACAGGAGAAGTTGGTTTTAGAAGAGCCCTGTTTTAAGACCCCTGTTCCAGGCAAGGCTAGAAGCAAGAGAACAAGAAATGGTGTAAGAGTTTGGCCACTCGGGTCACCCTCTTTAACAGAATCATCAAGTTCCTCCTCTTCAACATCCTCTTCAAGCCCTTCCAGCCCTTGGTTAGTTTACTCCAAACCCGGTTTGAAAGTTGAACCGGTTTGGTTCGAGAAACCGGTGgcgaaaaagatgaaaaaaccgGCTGTTGAGGCAGCGGCAAAAGGTTGTGGTTCCAACTCGTCGAGGAGGTGCAGCCATTGTGGGGTTCAAAAGACTCCACAATGGAGAGCTGGTCCAAATGGTTCCAAAACCCTTTGCAATGCTTGCGGGGTTCGATACAAGTCGGGTCGGTTACTGCCCGAGTACAGACCGGCTTGCAGCCCAACCTTCTCAAAGGAATTGCACTCGAACCATCATCGTAAAGTGCTCGAAATGCGAAGGAAAAAGGAGGGTTCGGTTCAGACTGAACCAGGTCTGGCTCAACCCTTTGTACCCAGTTTTGGGTAG
- the LOC118063105 gene encoding uncharacterized protein isoform X1 encodes MEISMHAQTFSLLFFLIFSTLASSKACHPVDKEALLDFKHKITDDPSKLLHSWRVSSDCCTSWEGVACDVSGRVVNVSRPGLVSDNDFIEDTYMSGTLSPYLGNLSSLQVLDLSNLKDLKGPIPEELGKLSKLTHLFLDTNKLTGSIPLTLRYFSQLEKMYLSDNFISGTVPPPVMKSWTHVSELGLSGNALSGPIPPTIGKVVMITKLDLHGNNFTGRIPTGFGNLKNLRYLDLSENQITGSIPESIGGLAALELLYLNQNQLTGRIPSSISGLSSMIFCRISENKLSGSLPPSIGQLSKIQRLILENNKLTGKLPATIGHLTALTDIFFSNNHFTGKIPSSFGNLLNLQTLDLSRNRLSGQLPPQLAKLKSLQTLDLSYNPLGLVRIPNWFQELRVFQLMVANTGIEGELPHWLSSSSISQLDLSGNALTGKLPRWIGNMTSLSFLNLSNNGFHSSIPVEFKNLSLLMDLDLHSNKFSGHLNVIFSKEVQDPLGHFNSIDLSYNMFTGPIDDDIGERPAMSSISSLVLSHNTLGGSLPKSIGKMGELRVLKLVNTGLSGMIPEELGDAKELSTILLSRNNLTGAIPEIVLNLKELKQFDVSSNRLRGRIPPHKAIIPASAFKNNPVTMTGLRNHFCGAWRAC; translated from the exons ATGGAGATTTCAATGCATGCCCAAACCTTCTCACTTCTGTTCTTTCTCATCTTCTCTACATTAGCCTCTTCCAAGGCATGCCACCCAGTTGATAAAGAAGCATTACTTGatttcaaacacaaaatcaCAGATGACCCATCAAAACTGTTGCATTCTTGGAGAGTTTCCTCTGATTGCTGCACTTCTTGGGAAGGTGTTGCTTGTGATGTCTCAGGCAGAGTTGTCAATGTATCTCGTCCTGGTCTTGTGTCAGACAATGACTTCATTGAGGACACATATATGTCAGGAACTTTATCTCCTTATCTGGGAAACTTGTCCAGTCTTCAAGTTTTAGACCTGAGTAATCTCAAGGACTTGAAGGGACCAATACCAGAAGAACTTGGCAAGTTGTCAAAGCTCACACATCTCTTTCTTGATACAAACAAGCTCACTGGGTCAATACCACTTACATTAAGGTACTTCTCTCAGCTGGAAAAGATGTATCTTAGTGACAATTTTATATCTGGTACTGTTCCTCCACCTGTTATGAAATCCTGGACACATGTCTCTGAACTTGGTTTATCAGGAAATGCTTTGTCGGGGCCAATTCCTCCAACAATTGGCAAGGTGGTTATGATAACTAAGCTTGATTTACATGGTAACAACTTTACTGGTAGAATTCCTACAGGCTTTGGCAATCTTAAGAATCTCAGATATCTTGATCTATCTGAAAATCAGATAACTGGAAGCATCCCAGAGTCCATTGGTGGACTTGCTGCATTGGAACTACTATATCTCAATCAAAATCAGCTCACAGGAAGGATACCATCTTCGATATCTGGACTTAGTTCTATGATATTCTGTCGTATATCAGAAAACAAGTTATCTGGTAGTTTACCACCATCAATTGGCCAGCTCTCAAAGATTCAAAGGCTAATCCTTGAGAATAACAAGCTCACTGGAAAACTACCAGCAACCATTGGTCATCTAACAGCTCTTACtgatatatttttctctaacaACCATTTTACAGGAAAGATCCCTTCAAGTTTTGGAAATTTACTCAACCTTCAAACACTTGATTTATCAAGAAACCGACTCTCCGGCCAGCTTCCTCCTCAGCTAGCTAAGTTGAAGAGCTTACAGACTTTAGATCTTTCATATAATCCGTTAGGACTAGTTAGAATACCAAACTGGTTCCAGGAATTAAGAGTCTTCCAGCTTATGGTGGCAAATACAGGGATTGAAGGGGAACTTCCTCACTGGCtatcttcatcatcaatatcaCAACTTGACTTGTCAGGAAACGCATTAACAGGAAAGCTGCCTAGGTGGATTGGTAACATGACTAGCCTTTCATTTCTCAACTTATCAAATAATGGATTTCACTCATCCATCCCAGTTGAATTCAAGAACCTTTCACTTCTGATGGATCTTGATCTTCACTCCAACAAGTTCAGTGGCCACTTAAATGTAATATTCTCTAAAGAAGTCCAAGACCCACTAGGCCATTTTAACTCCATTGATCTTTCCTACAATATGTTCACTGGTCCAATTGATGATGACATAGGAGAGAGACCAGCAATGTCTTCTATTAGTTCATTGGTTCTATCACACAACACACTGGGAGGATCACTACCAAAGTCAATTGGGAAAATGGGAGAATTGCGGGTTTTGAAGCTAGTGAATACTGGGCTGTCTGGGATGATACCGGAGGAGCTTGGCGATGCCAAAGAGTTGTCCACAATTTTACTTTCAAGAAATAACCTGACTGGTGCTATTCCAGAGATTGTTCTAAATCTGAAGGAGCTAAAGCAATTTGATGTGTCAAGTAACAGACTAAGAGGCAGGATTCCTCCTCACAAAGCCATAATTCCTGCGTCTGCATTCAAGAACAATCCTG TGACAATGACTGGACTGAGAAACCATTTCTGTGGAGCCTGGCGTGCTTGCTAA
- the LOC118063105 gene encoding uncharacterized protein isoform X2, which translates to MEISMHAQTFSLLFFLIFSTLASSKACHPVDKEALLDFKHKITDDPSKLLHSWRVSSDCCTSWEGVACDVSGRVVNVSRPGLVSDNDFIEDTYMSGTLSPYLGNLSSLQVLDLSNLKDLKGPIPEELGKLSKLTHLFLDTNKLTGSIPLTLRYFSQLEKMYLSDNFISGTVPPPVMKSWTHVSELGLSGNALSGPIPPTIGKVVMITKLDLHGNNFTGRIPTGFGNLKNLRYLDLSENQITGSIPESIGGLAALELLYLNQNQLTGRIPSSISGLSSMIFCRISENKLSGSLPPSIGQLSKIQRLILENNKLTGKLPATIGHLTALTDIFFSNNHFTGKIPSSFGNLLNLQTLDLSRNRLSGQLPPQLAKLKSLQTLDLSYNPLGLVRIPNWFQELRVFQLMVANTGIEGELPHWLSSSSISQLDLSGNALTGKLPRWIGNMTSLSFLNLSNNGFHSSIPVEFKNLSLLMDLDLHSNKFSGHLNVIFSKEVQDPLGHFNSIDLSYNMFTGPIDDDIGERPAMSSISSLVLSHNTLGGSLPKSIGKMGELRVLKLVNTGLSGMIPEELGDAKELSTILLSRNNLTGAIPEIVLNLKELKQFDVSSNRLRGRIPPHKAIIPASAFKNNPGLCGTPLPPCKHF; encoded by the coding sequence ATGGAGATTTCAATGCATGCCCAAACCTTCTCACTTCTGTTCTTTCTCATCTTCTCTACATTAGCCTCTTCCAAGGCATGCCACCCAGTTGATAAAGAAGCATTACTTGatttcaaacacaaaatcaCAGATGACCCATCAAAACTGTTGCATTCTTGGAGAGTTTCCTCTGATTGCTGCACTTCTTGGGAAGGTGTTGCTTGTGATGTCTCAGGCAGAGTTGTCAATGTATCTCGTCCTGGTCTTGTGTCAGACAATGACTTCATTGAGGACACATATATGTCAGGAACTTTATCTCCTTATCTGGGAAACTTGTCCAGTCTTCAAGTTTTAGACCTGAGTAATCTCAAGGACTTGAAGGGACCAATACCAGAAGAACTTGGCAAGTTGTCAAAGCTCACACATCTCTTTCTTGATACAAACAAGCTCACTGGGTCAATACCACTTACATTAAGGTACTTCTCTCAGCTGGAAAAGATGTATCTTAGTGACAATTTTATATCTGGTACTGTTCCTCCACCTGTTATGAAATCCTGGACACATGTCTCTGAACTTGGTTTATCAGGAAATGCTTTGTCGGGGCCAATTCCTCCAACAATTGGCAAGGTGGTTATGATAACTAAGCTTGATTTACATGGTAACAACTTTACTGGTAGAATTCCTACAGGCTTTGGCAATCTTAAGAATCTCAGATATCTTGATCTATCTGAAAATCAGATAACTGGAAGCATCCCAGAGTCCATTGGTGGACTTGCTGCATTGGAACTACTATATCTCAATCAAAATCAGCTCACAGGAAGGATACCATCTTCGATATCTGGACTTAGTTCTATGATATTCTGTCGTATATCAGAAAACAAGTTATCTGGTAGTTTACCACCATCAATTGGCCAGCTCTCAAAGATTCAAAGGCTAATCCTTGAGAATAACAAGCTCACTGGAAAACTACCAGCAACCATTGGTCATCTAACAGCTCTTACtgatatatttttctctaacaACCATTTTACAGGAAAGATCCCTTCAAGTTTTGGAAATTTACTCAACCTTCAAACACTTGATTTATCAAGAAACCGACTCTCCGGCCAGCTTCCTCCTCAGCTAGCTAAGTTGAAGAGCTTACAGACTTTAGATCTTTCATATAATCCGTTAGGACTAGTTAGAATACCAAACTGGTTCCAGGAATTAAGAGTCTTCCAGCTTATGGTGGCAAATACAGGGATTGAAGGGGAACTTCCTCACTGGCtatcttcatcatcaatatcaCAACTTGACTTGTCAGGAAACGCATTAACAGGAAAGCTGCCTAGGTGGATTGGTAACATGACTAGCCTTTCATTTCTCAACTTATCAAATAATGGATTTCACTCATCCATCCCAGTTGAATTCAAGAACCTTTCACTTCTGATGGATCTTGATCTTCACTCCAACAAGTTCAGTGGCCACTTAAATGTAATATTCTCTAAAGAAGTCCAAGACCCACTAGGCCATTTTAACTCCATTGATCTTTCCTACAATATGTTCACTGGTCCAATTGATGATGACATAGGAGAGAGACCAGCAATGTCTTCTATTAGTTCATTGGTTCTATCACACAACACACTGGGAGGATCACTACCAAAGTCAATTGGGAAAATGGGAGAATTGCGGGTTTTGAAGCTAGTGAATACTGGGCTGTCTGGGATGATACCGGAGGAGCTTGGCGATGCCAAAGAGTTGTCCACAATTTTACTTTCAAGAAATAACCTGACTGGTGCTATTCCAGAGATTGTTCTAAATCTGAAGGAGCTAAAGCAATTTGATGTGTCAAGTAACAGACTAAGAGGCAGGATTCCTCCTCACAAAGCCATAATTCCTGCGTCTGCATTCAAGAACAATCCTGGTTTGTGTGGAACCCCACTTCCTCCTTGCAAACACTTTTAA